A DNA window from Takifugu flavidus isolate HTHZ2018 chromosome 15, ASM371156v2, whole genome shotgun sequence contains the following coding sequences:
- the asic1c gene encoding acid-sensing ion channel 1C isoform X4, whose amino-acid sequence MVEESAASSGSVCPKRTEISHEIPLKKAGSVKPTWKEISVEFIMRTKIHGLKFVFCPDKSRPQRVIWIVAFFVCISLLCIWSRNRIQYLMSYPAITKINMVWARNMSFPAVTFCNKNVFRVSTLTKEDLYHSGYWMDLMYPNHTVMEKSLSFLKDSPKQGLLSLLDFNNYSPRPGYRVNTTEMMGRLGHQMEEMLLECRFRGETCTSRNFSTIYTRYGKCYTFNSGLDGNPLLTTLKGGTGNGLEIMLDIQQDEYLPVWGETDETSYEAGIKVQIHSQDEPPFIDQLGFGVAPGFQTFVSCQQQLLQYLPPPWGDCKSTPIDSEYFSTYSISACRIDCETRYLLENCNCRMVHMPGTSTVCTPEQYKDCADPALDFLVEKDNDYCVCETPCNMTRYGKELSMVKIPSKASAKYLAKKFNKTEQYIGENILVLDIFFEALNYEKIEQKKAYEIAGLLGDIGGQMGLFIGASVLTILEIFDYLYEVFKDKVLGYFMRKKRPQRCQSDNLSIVTSPLSQPSRVSREPNQPWCHA is encoded by the exons ATGGTGGAGGAATCTGCAGCCAGCTCAGGCTCTGTCTGCCCAAAGAGAACGGAGATTTCCCACGagattcctttaaaaaaagctgGCTCAGTGAAACCGACATGGAAGGAGATCAGCGTGGAGTTTATCATGAGGACCAAGATCCATGGTCTGAAGTTTGTCTTCTGCCCAGACAAGTCCAGACCGCAGCGGGTGATCTGGATCGTGGCCTTCTTCGTGTGCATTAGTCTCCTTTGCATCTGGTCCCGGAACCGGATCCAGTATCTGATGTCCTACCCAGCCATCACAAAGATCAACATGGTGTGGGCTCGCAACATGTCCTTCCCAGCTGTCACCTTCTGCAACAAAAATGTGTTCCGCGTGTCCACGCTGACCAAAGAGGACCTGTACCACAGCGGCTACTGGATGGACCTCATGTATCCCAATCACACGGTCATGGAGAAGAGCCTGTCCTTCCTCAAAGACAGCCCCAAACAGGGACTCCTGAGTCTGCTGGACTTCAACAATTACAGCCCGCGGCCCGGTTACCGCGTCAACACCACGGAGATGATGGGACGCCTCGGTCACCAGATGGAGGAAATGCTCCTGGAGTGCAGGTTCCGCGGGGAAACATGCACCTCCAGAAACTTCAGCACT ATTTACACACGCTATGGGAAATGCTACACCTTCAACTCGGGGTTAGATGGAAACCCCCTGCTGACGACGCTGAAGGGCGGGACGGGGAACGGCTTGGAGATCATGCTGGACATCCAGCAGGACGAATACCTGCCTGTGTGGGGAGAAACAG ATGAGACCTCCTACGAAGCAGGCATCAAAGTTCAGATCCACAGCCAAGACGAACCACCGTTCATTGATCAGCTGGGATTTGGTGTGGCCCCTGGTTTTCAAACATTTGTGTCATGTCAGCAACAACTG CTTCAGTACCTCCCGCCACCGTGGGGAGACTGCAAGTCCACCCCCATAGACTCCGAGTACTTCTCCACGTACAGCATCAGCGCCTGCCGCATCGACTGTGAAACCCGGTACCTGCTGGAGAACTGCAACTGCAGGATGGTTCACATGCCGG GGACCTCCACTGTTTGCACTCCTGAGCAGTACAAGGACTGTGCTGACCCAGCTCTAG ACTTTTTGGTAGAGAAAGACAACgattactgtgtgtgtgagaccccCTGCAACATGACTCGCTATGGCAAGGAGCTGTCCATGGTTAAGATCCCCAGTAAGGCCTCTGCTAAATATCTGGCTAAGAAATTCAACAAAACTGAACAATATATTGG agAAAACATCTTGGTCTTAGACATCTTCTTTGAGGCCCTCAATTATGAGAAGATCGAGCAGAAGAAGGCGTACGAAATCGCAGGACTCCTCG GTGATATCGGAGGTCAGATGGGGCTGTTTATCGGCGCCAGCGTTTTAACAATTCTGGAAATATTTGACTACCTGTATGAG GTCTTTAAGGATAAGGTTTTGGGCTACTTCATGCGCAAGAAACGACCACAGCGTTGTCAGAGCGACAATCTG TCTATTGTCACGTCTCCACTCAGCCAACCCAGca GAGTTTCCAGAGAACCCAACCAGCCCTGGTGTCACGCCTAA
- the cdk5 gene encoding cyclin-dependent-like kinase 5, whose product MQKYEKLEKIGEGTYGTVFKAKNRETHEIVALKRVRLDDDDEGVPSSALREICLLKELKHKNIVRLHDVLHSDKKLTLVFEYCDQDLKKYFDSCNGDLDPETVKSFMHQLLKGLAFCHSRNVLHRDLKPQNLLINRNGELKLADFGLARAFGIPVRCYSAEVVTLWYRPPDVLFGAKLYSTSIDMWSAGCIFAELANAGRPLFPGNDVDDQLKRIFRLLGTPTEEQWQSMTKLPDYKPYPMYPATTSLVNVVPKLSSTGRDLLQNLLKCNPVQRISAEEALQHPYFADFCPP is encoded by the exons ATGCAGAAATATGAGAAGCTTGAAAAGATAGGAGAGG GTACTTACGGGACAGTTTTCAAGGCGAAAAACAGAGAAACCCACGAAATCGTGGCTCTGAAAAGGGTCAGGCTGGACGACGACGACGAG GGGGTGCCAAGCTCTGCCCTTAGAGAGATCTGTCTCCTAAAAGAACTAAAGCATAAAAACATCGTCAG ACTACACGATGTTTTGCACAGTGACAAGAAGTTAACACTGGTATTTGAATACTGTGATCAG GATTTGAAGAAATATTTTGACAGCTGCAACGGTGATCTAGACCCAGAAACTGTAAAG TCATTTATGCACCAGTTGCTCAAAGGCCTCGCGTTCTGTCACAGTCGAAACGTTCTTCATCGAGACCTGAAGCCCCAGAATCTGCTCATAAACAGA AACGGGGAGTTAAAGTTGGCCGACTTTGGCCTGGCTCGAGCCTTTGGCATTCCTGTGAGGTGTTACTCGGCAGAG GTGGTCACATTGTGGTACCGACCTCCAGATGTGCTGTTCGGGGCTAAACTTTATTCTACCTCAATCGACATGTGGTCCGCCGGCTGCATATTCGCAG AGTTGGCGAATGCCGGAAGGCCGTTATTCCCTGGGAACGACGTGGACGATCAGCTGAAAAGAATCTTCCG GTTGTTGGGGACTCCGACCGAAGAGCAGTGGCAGTCAATGACTAAACTCCCAGATTACAAG CCATATCCCATGTATCCAGCCACCACCTCACTGGTCAACGTGGTCCCCAAACTGAGCAGCACGGGGCGGGATCTTCTCCAG AACCTGTTGAAATGTAATCCTGTCCAGAGGATCTCTGCAGAAGAAGCCTTGCAGCACCCTTATTTCGCGGATTTCTGTCCACCTTAG
- the asic1c gene encoding acid-sensing ion channel 1C isoform X2, which yields MVEESAASSGSVCPKRTEISHEIPLKKAGSVKPTWKEISVEFIMRTKIHGLKFVFCPDKSRPQRVIWIVAFFVCISLLCIWSRNRIQYLMSYPAITKINMVWARNMSFPAVTFCNKNVFRVSTLTKEDLYHSGYWMDLMYPNHTVMEKSLSFLKDSPKQGLLSLLDFNNYSPRPGYRVNTTEMMGRLGHQMEEMLLECRFRGETCTSRNFSTIYTRYGKCYTFNSGLDGNPLLTTLKGGTGNGLEIMLDIQQDEYLPVWGETDETSYEAGIKVQIHSQDEPPFIDQLGFGVAPGFQTFVSCQQQLLQYLPPPWGDCKSTPIDSEYFSTYSISACRIDCETRYLLENCNCRMVHMPGTSTVCTPEQYKDCADPALDFLVEKDNDYCVCETPCNMTRYGKELSMVKIPSKASAKYLAKKFNKTEQYIGENILVLDIFFEALNYEKIEQKKAYEIAGLLGDIGGQMGLFIGASVLTILEIFDYLYEVFKDKVLGYFMRKKRPQRCQSDNLEFPENPTSPGVTPNHAPRAPVTPSGVTRTVSDSRRTCYLVTRL from the exons ATGGTGGAGGAATCTGCAGCCAGCTCAGGCTCTGTCTGCCCAAAGAGAACGGAGATTTCCCACGagattcctttaaaaaaagctgGCTCAGTGAAACCGACATGGAAGGAGATCAGCGTGGAGTTTATCATGAGGACCAAGATCCATGGTCTGAAGTTTGTCTTCTGCCCAGACAAGTCCAGACCGCAGCGGGTGATCTGGATCGTGGCCTTCTTCGTGTGCATTAGTCTCCTTTGCATCTGGTCCCGGAACCGGATCCAGTATCTGATGTCCTACCCAGCCATCACAAAGATCAACATGGTGTGGGCTCGCAACATGTCCTTCCCAGCTGTCACCTTCTGCAACAAAAATGTGTTCCGCGTGTCCACGCTGACCAAAGAGGACCTGTACCACAGCGGCTACTGGATGGACCTCATGTATCCCAATCACACGGTCATGGAGAAGAGCCTGTCCTTCCTCAAAGACAGCCCCAAACAGGGACTCCTGAGTCTGCTGGACTTCAACAATTACAGCCCGCGGCCCGGTTACCGCGTCAACACCACGGAGATGATGGGACGCCTCGGTCACCAGATGGAGGAAATGCTCCTGGAGTGCAGGTTCCGCGGGGAAACATGCACCTCCAGAAACTTCAGCACT ATTTACACACGCTATGGGAAATGCTACACCTTCAACTCGGGGTTAGATGGAAACCCCCTGCTGACGACGCTGAAGGGCGGGACGGGGAACGGCTTGGAGATCATGCTGGACATCCAGCAGGACGAATACCTGCCTGTGTGGGGAGAAACAG ATGAGACCTCCTACGAAGCAGGCATCAAAGTTCAGATCCACAGCCAAGACGAACCACCGTTCATTGATCAGCTGGGATTTGGTGTGGCCCCTGGTTTTCAAACATTTGTGTCATGTCAGCAACAACTG CTTCAGTACCTCCCGCCACCGTGGGGAGACTGCAAGTCCACCCCCATAGACTCCGAGTACTTCTCCACGTACAGCATCAGCGCCTGCCGCATCGACTGTGAAACCCGGTACCTGCTGGAGAACTGCAACTGCAGGATGGTTCACATGCCGG GGACCTCCACTGTTTGCACTCCTGAGCAGTACAAGGACTGTGCTGACCCAGCTCTAG ACTTTTTGGTAGAGAAAGACAACgattactgtgtgtgtgagaccccCTGCAACATGACTCGCTATGGCAAGGAGCTGTCCATGGTTAAGATCCCCAGTAAGGCCTCTGCTAAATATCTGGCTAAGAAATTCAACAAAACTGAACAATATATTGG agAAAACATCTTGGTCTTAGACATCTTCTTTGAGGCCCTCAATTATGAGAAGATCGAGCAGAAGAAGGCGTACGAAATCGCAGGACTCCTCG GTGATATCGGAGGTCAGATGGGGCTGTTTATCGGCGCCAGCGTTTTAACAATTCTGGAAATATTTGACTACCTGTATGAG GTCTTTAAGGATAAGGTTTTGGGCTACTTCATGCGCAAGAAACGACCACAGCGTTGTCAGAGCGACAATCTG GAGTTTCCAGAGAACCCAACCAGCCCTGGTGTCACGCCTAATCATGCCCCCAG AGCACCTGTGACACCCTCCGGAGTCACTCGGACAGTCTCGGATTCACGCCGAACGTGTTACCTCGTCACCCGACTCTAG
- the asic1c gene encoding acid-sensing ion channel 1C isoform X1, with protein sequence MVEESAASSGSVCPKRTEISHEIPLKKAGSVKPTWKEISVEFIMRTKIHGLKFVFCPDKSRPQRVIWIVAFFVCISLLCIWSRNRIQYLMSYPAITKINMVWARNMSFPAVTFCNKNVFRVSTLTKEDLYHSGYWMDLMYPNHTVMEKSLSFLKDSPKQGLLSLLDFNNYSPRPGYRVNTTEMMGRLGHQMEEMLLECRFRGETCTSRNFSTIYTRYGKCYTFNSGLDGNPLLTTLKGGTGNGLEIMLDIQQDEYLPVWGETDETSYEAGIKVQLHTQSEPPFLHELGFGVAPGFQTFVSTQEQRLQYLPPPWGDCKSTPIDSEYFSTYSISACRIDCETRYLLENCNCRMVHMPGTSTVCTPEQYKDCADPALDFLVEKDNDYCVCETPCNMTRYGKELSMVKIPSKASAKYLAKKFNKTEQYIGENILVLDIFFEALNYEKIEQKKAYEIAGLLGDIGGQMGLFIGASVLTILEIFDYLYEVFKDKVLGYFMRKKRPQRCQSDNLEFPENPTSPGVTPNHAPRAPVTPSGVTRTVSDSRRTCYLVTRL encoded by the exons ATGGTGGAGGAATCTGCAGCCAGCTCAGGCTCTGTCTGCCCAAAGAGAACGGAGATTTCCCACGagattcctttaaaaaaagctgGCTCAGTGAAACCGACATGGAAGGAGATCAGCGTGGAGTTTATCATGAGGACCAAGATCCATGGTCTGAAGTTTGTCTTCTGCCCAGACAAGTCCAGACCGCAGCGGGTGATCTGGATCGTGGCCTTCTTCGTGTGCATTAGTCTCCTTTGCATCTGGTCCCGGAACCGGATCCAGTATCTGATGTCCTACCCAGCCATCACAAAGATCAACATGGTGTGGGCTCGCAACATGTCCTTCCCAGCTGTCACCTTCTGCAACAAAAATGTGTTCCGCGTGTCCACGCTGACCAAAGAGGACCTGTACCACAGCGGCTACTGGATGGACCTCATGTATCCCAATCACACGGTCATGGAGAAGAGCCTGTCCTTCCTCAAAGACAGCCCCAAACAGGGACTCCTGAGTCTGCTGGACTTCAACAATTACAGCCCGCGGCCCGGTTACCGCGTCAACACCACGGAGATGATGGGACGCCTCGGTCACCAGATGGAGGAAATGCTCCTGGAGTGCAGGTTCCGCGGGGAAACATGCACCTCCAGAAACTTCAGCACT ATTTACACACGCTATGGGAAATGCTACACCTTCAACTCGGGGTTAGATGGAAACCCCCTGCTGACGACGCTGAAGGGCGGGACGGGGAACGGCTTGGAGATCATGCTGGACATCCAGCAGGACGAATACCTGCCTGTGTGGGGAGAAACAG ATGAGACGTCCTATGAGGCCGGCATAAAGGTACAGCTGCACACTCAGTCAGAGCCTCCTTTCCTCCACGAGCTGGGCTTCGGGGTCGCCCCCGGCTTCCAAACGTTCGTTTCCACCCAAGAGCAGCGG CTTCAGTACCTCCCGCCACCGTGGGGAGACTGCAAGTCCACCCCCATAGACTCCGAGTACTTCTCCACGTACAGCATCAGCGCCTGCCGCATCGACTGTGAAACCCGGTACCTGCTGGAGAACTGCAACTGCAGGATGGTTCACATGCCGG GGACCTCCACTGTTTGCACTCCTGAGCAGTACAAGGACTGTGCTGACCCAGCTCTAG ACTTTTTGGTAGAGAAAGACAACgattactgtgtgtgtgagaccccCTGCAACATGACTCGCTATGGCAAGGAGCTGTCCATGGTTAAGATCCCCAGTAAGGCCTCTGCTAAATATCTGGCTAAGAAATTCAACAAAACTGAACAATATATTGG agAAAACATCTTGGTCTTAGACATCTTCTTTGAGGCCCTCAATTATGAGAAGATCGAGCAGAAGAAGGCGTACGAAATCGCAGGACTCCTCG GTGATATCGGAGGTCAGATGGGGCTGTTTATCGGCGCCAGCGTTTTAACAATTCTGGAAATATTTGACTACCTGTATGAG GTCTTTAAGGATAAGGTTTTGGGCTACTTCATGCGCAAGAAACGACCACAGCGTTGTCAGAGCGACAATCTG GAGTTTCCAGAGAACCCAACCAGCCCTGGTGTCACGCCTAATCATGCCCCCAG AGCACCTGTGACACCCTCCGGAGTCACTCGGACAGTCTCGGATTCACGCCGAACGTGTTACCTCGTCACCCGACTCTAG
- the asic1c gene encoding acid-sensing ion channel 1C isoform X3, with protein MVEESAASSGSVCPKRTEISHEIPLKKAGSVKPTWKEISVEFIMRTKIHGLKFVFCPDKSRPQRVIWIVAFFVCISLLCIWSRNRIQYLMSYPAITKINMVWARNMSFPAVTFCNKNVFRVSTLTKEDLYHSGYWMDLMYPNHTVMEKSLSFLKDSPKQGLLSLLDFNNYSPRPGYRVNTTEMMGRLGHQMEEMLLECRFRGETCTSRNFSTIYTRYGKCYTFNSGLDGNPLLTTLKGGTGNGLEIMLDIQQDEYLPVWGETDETSYEAGIKVQIHSQDEPPFIDQLGFGVAPGFQTFVSCQQQLLQYLPPPWGDCKSTPIDSEYFSTYSISACRIDCETRYLLENCNCRMVHMPGTSTVCTPEQYKDCADPALDFLVEKDNDYCVCETPCNMTRYGKELSMVKIPSKASAKYLAKKFNKTEQYIGENILVLDIFFEALNYEKIEQKKAYEIAGLLGDIGGQMGLFIGASVLTILEIFDYLYEVFKDKVLGYFMRKKRPQRCQSDNLSTCDTLRSHSDSLGFTPNVLPRHPTLGNFEEFAC; from the exons ATGGTGGAGGAATCTGCAGCCAGCTCAGGCTCTGTCTGCCCAAAGAGAACGGAGATTTCCCACGagattcctttaaaaaaagctgGCTCAGTGAAACCGACATGGAAGGAGATCAGCGTGGAGTTTATCATGAGGACCAAGATCCATGGTCTGAAGTTTGTCTTCTGCCCAGACAAGTCCAGACCGCAGCGGGTGATCTGGATCGTGGCCTTCTTCGTGTGCATTAGTCTCCTTTGCATCTGGTCCCGGAACCGGATCCAGTATCTGATGTCCTACCCAGCCATCACAAAGATCAACATGGTGTGGGCTCGCAACATGTCCTTCCCAGCTGTCACCTTCTGCAACAAAAATGTGTTCCGCGTGTCCACGCTGACCAAAGAGGACCTGTACCACAGCGGCTACTGGATGGACCTCATGTATCCCAATCACACGGTCATGGAGAAGAGCCTGTCCTTCCTCAAAGACAGCCCCAAACAGGGACTCCTGAGTCTGCTGGACTTCAACAATTACAGCCCGCGGCCCGGTTACCGCGTCAACACCACGGAGATGATGGGACGCCTCGGTCACCAGATGGAGGAAATGCTCCTGGAGTGCAGGTTCCGCGGGGAAACATGCACCTCCAGAAACTTCAGCACT ATTTACACACGCTATGGGAAATGCTACACCTTCAACTCGGGGTTAGATGGAAACCCCCTGCTGACGACGCTGAAGGGCGGGACGGGGAACGGCTTGGAGATCATGCTGGACATCCAGCAGGACGAATACCTGCCTGTGTGGGGAGAAACAG ATGAGACCTCCTACGAAGCAGGCATCAAAGTTCAGATCCACAGCCAAGACGAACCACCGTTCATTGATCAGCTGGGATTTGGTGTGGCCCCTGGTTTTCAAACATTTGTGTCATGTCAGCAACAACTG CTTCAGTACCTCCCGCCACCGTGGGGAGACTGCAAGTCCACCCCCATAGACTCCGAGTACTTCTCCACGTACAGCATCAGCGCCTGCCGCATCGACTGTGAAACCCGGTACCTGCTGGAGAACTGCAACTGCAGGATGGTTCACATGCCGG GGACCTCCACTGTTTGCACTCCTGAGCAGTACAAGGACTGTGCTGACCCAGCTCTAG ACTTTTTGGTAGAGAAAGACAACgattactgtgtgtgtgagaccccCTGCAACATGACTCGCTATGGCAAGGAGCTGTCCATGGTTAAGATCCCCAGTAAGGCCTCTGCTAAATATCTGGCTAAGAAATTCAACAAAACTGAACAATATATTGG agAAAACATCTTGGTCTTAGACATCTTCTTTGAGGCCCTCAATTATGAGAAGATCGAGCAGAAGAAGGCGTACGAAATCGCAGGACTCCTCG GTGATATCGGAGGTCAGATGGGGCTGTTTATCGGCGCCAGCGTTTTAACAATTCTGGAAATATTTGACTACCTGTATGAG GTCTTTAAGGATAAGGTTTTGGGCTACTTCATGCGCAAGAAACGACCACAGCGTTGTCAGAGCGACAATCTG AGCACCTGTGACACCCTCCGGAGTCACTCGGACAGTCTCGGATTCACGCCGAACGTGTTACCTCGTCACCCGACTCTAGGGAACTTTGAGGAGTTTGCTTGTTGA
- the abcb8 gene encoding mitochondrial potassium channel ATP-binding subunit — MFQFFCCRVSINAPVRPLYLFPRCKKTANTGNLLRLYTPTSNASSSSQQPGNAVKRLWCLTRKAALRSPRTSKRPGVALKFILGPAVLTVSARLFSRVAYCEADVNNNIPLEAAAKKPPPEFKWHILWEFVKPQLFALVGAVVLAFAAAILNIKIPLMLGDLVNVVAQYLREQTRNYIQEISAPALKLLALYGLQGLLTSGYIILLSRVGERVAADMRKTLFASLLRQDVAFFDANKTGQLVNRLTADIQEFKSSFKLVISQGLRSVTQTAGCFVSLYIISPQLTGLTVVVLPCLVGAGALIGSFLRKLSRLAQEQVAKATGVADEALGNVRTVKAFAMEERELQLYAYEVDKSCDLNENLGAGIAVFQGLSNVALNCIVLGTIFAGGTLIANKEMSPGDLMSFLVASQTVQRSLASISILFGQMVRGISSGARVFEYLALKPSIPLSGGRRIPYHSLTGRVDFTNISFSYPTRPGHQVLKKFNLTLPPCKTVAIVGESGGGKSTVASLLERFYDPTSGAIMLDGVDIRTLDLSWLRGQIVGFINQEPVLFGSSIMDNIRFGKPEATDAEVIFAAEQANAHRFITAFPDGYNTIVGERGVTLSGGQKQRIAIARALIKNPTILVLDEATSALDAESERVVQEALDRATRGRTVLIIAHRLSTIQAADLICVMSNGRIVEAGTHLELLSKGGFYSELIRRQRAEGQK, encoded by the exons ATGTTTCAGTTTTTCTGCTGTAGAGTCAGCATCAATGCTCCTGTGCGACCACTGTATTTATTCCCGCGATGCAAGAAAACGGCCAACACAGGCAACCTCTTACG ATTGTACACACCAACATCTAATGCATCAAGCTcctcacagcagcctggaaatgCAGTCAAACGGTTGTGGTGCCTCACTCGGAAGGCTGCTCTTCGGTCCCCCCGAACGTCCAAACGTCCAGGAGTGGCTCTCAAGTTTATCCTGGGACCAGCAGTGCTCACCGTCTCTGCACGACTCTTTTCTCGTGTAGCCTACTGTGAGGCGGACGTGAATAACAACATCCCGCTGGAAGCTGCAGCCAAAAAACCTCCACCGGAATTCAAATGGCACATCCTCTGGGAATTTGTCAAACCCCAACTGTTTGCTCTTGTCGGAGCTGTTGTG CTTGCTTTTGCAGCAGCCATCCTGAACATTAAAATCCCCTTGATGCTCGGGGACCTGGTGAATGTCGTGGCGCAATACCTGAGAGAACAAACCAGGAATTATATCCAAGAGATCAGCGCTCCTGCACTGAAATTACTTGCACTGTATGGTCTGCAG GGCCTGCTGACCAGTGGCTACATCATCTTGCTTTCCCGGGTGGGTGAGAGGGTGGCGGCAGACATGAGGAAAACCCTCTTCGCGTCTCTTCTCAG ACAAGATGTGGCTTTTTTTGATGCTAACAAAACTGGACAGTTGGTGAACCGCTTGACAGCCGACATTCAGGAGTTCAAGTCATCGTTTAAATTGGTCATCTCTCAG GGTCTGCGGAGTGTCACCCAGACagctggatgttttgtctcccTCTATATCATCTCTCCCCAACTGACGGGGCTGACTGTGGTCGTCCTGCCCTGTTTAGTGGGCGCCGGGGCTCTCATCGGCTCATTCCTGCGCAAACTCTCCCGTCTGGCTCAAGAGCAG GTGGCAAAAGCAACGGGAGTCGCAGACGAGGCGCTTGGCAACGTGCGGACCGTGAAGGCTTTTGCGATGGAAGAGCGAGAGCTCCA GTTATATGCGTATGAGGTTGACAAATCATGTGACTTGAATGAAAATCTTGGCGCTGGAATAGCAGTTTTCCAGGGACTGTCAAACGTGGCCCTGAACT GCATCGTTCTAGGAACTATTTTTGCGGGAGGGACACTAATTGCTAACAAGGAAATGTCCCCTGGAGACCTCATGTCCTTTCTGGTCGCTTCACAGACTGTTCAGAG GTCACTGGCCAGTATCTCTATTCTCTTTGGACAA ATGGTGAGAGGAATAAGCTCTGGCGCCCGGGTCTTTGAATACTTGGCTTTGAAGCCGAGCATCCCGCTGTCTGGAGGACGACGCATCCCGTACCATTCTCTGACCGGGAGAGTGGATTTCACGAACATTTCATTCAG ctaTCCCACCAGACCTGGTCATCAGGTTTTAAAGAAGTTCAACTTAACGCTGCCACCTTGTAAGACTGTTGCCATTGTTGGAGAATCTGGAGGAG GAAAGTCCACCGTCGCTTCCTTGCTGGAGCGTTTCTATGACCCGACCAGCGGCGCGATCATGCTGGATGGAGTGGATATACGGACCCTGGATTTGTCCTGGTTGAGAGGGCAAATTGTTGGATTCATCAATCAG GAACCCGTGTTGTTTGGATCATCCATCATGGACAACATCCGGTTTGGGAAGCCCGAGGCCACAGACGCTGAGGTCATTTTCGCAGCTGAGCAAGCCAATGCTCACCGCTTCATTACAGCATTCCCAGACGGCTACAACACCATAGTTG GTGAGAGAGGTGTTACGTTGTCCGGTGGCCAGAAACAGCGCATCGCCATCGCCCGCGCCTTGATCAAGAACCCCACTATCCTGGTTCTGGATGAAGCCACCAGTGCTTTGGATGCAGAGTCCGAGCGGGTGGTGCAGGAGGCGCTCGAcagggccaccagggggcgcactGTGCTAATCATCGCCCACCGGTTGAGCACCATTCAGGCGGCTGATCTCATCTGTGTCATGAGTAATGGTCGCATCGTGGAG GCCGGAACtcatctggagctgctgagcaaAGGAGGATTTTATTCTGAGCTCATCCGCAGGCAGAGAGCTGAGGGGCAGAAataa